From the Paenibacillus sp. MMS20-IR301 genome, the window CCGTACAGGAGGGGCTGAAGTGGAACGGGCAGCTCGACCGGCAGCTCAAGGCGGCTGTTCAGGGATTGGTTGCGGCGCAGTAGGGACATCCTCTCAGGGCAGCTTGTTATTCTCTTCCTCCGGGGTGGTTAAGATATATTAATATGTCTTTCACAGGCAGACCCAAAGAGAAGCGGAGGGAACCCGGAGTGAATCCTAAATGGTGGAAAGAGAGTGTGGCTTACCAGATTTATCCGATCAGCTTCATGGACAGTAACGGTGACGGGATCGGTGATCTGCGCGGAGTGCTGTCAAAGCTTGATTATCTGCAGGACCTTGGGGTGGATGTGATCTGGATCTGCCCGGTCTATAAGTCACCGAACCATGACAACGGTTATGACATCAGCGACTATTGCGAGATTATGAAGGAATTCGGGACGATGGAGGATTTTGACCGGCTGCTGCAGGGGCTGCATACCCGGGGCATGAAGCTGATGATGGATCTGGTGCTGAATCATACCTCACATGAGCATCCGTGGTTCATCGAATCCAGAAGCTCGAAGGACAACCCGAAGCGGGATTATTATATCTGGAGAAAAGGCAAAAACGGCGGCCCCCCGAACAACTGGGAATCCTATTTCAGCGGCTCGGTCTGGGAGCTTGATCCCCGCACGGATGAATATTATCTGCACCTGTATTCCCGGTTTCAGCCGGACCTGAACTGGGAGAACCCGGCAGTGATAAGCAGGCTCCATGAGATGGTGCAGTGGTGGCTGAAGAAGGGGGTTGACGGCTTCCGCTTTGATGCCATTGCCCATATTGTGAAGGCTGAAGGCTATCCCGATGCGCTGAATCCCGGAGGAACACCTACGGTCCGCGCATATGATATGTTCTCGAACCTTGCGCATGTGCACACGCTGCTGCAGAATCTGCATGATCAGGTGCTCTATTACTACGATATTATGACAGTCGGCGAGACTTCGGGCCTTGGCCCGGAGCAGGCGCTCGATTATGTCGGTGACGGACGGCGGGAGCTGAATATGACGTTTCAGTTCGAGCATATGAATCTGGATGCAGCCTCTCCGGGGAGCGGGAAATGGGATGTCGTGCCCTGGAAGCTGAGTGAGCTGAAGAAGATCATCAGCAACTGGCAGACGGTCCTGCATAACCGGGGCTGGAACGCCAACTATCTGTGCAACCACGATCAGCCGCGCTCGGTGTCACGGTTCGGCAATGACCTGTACTACCGTATCCCGTCCGCCAAAATGCTGGCCACCTTCATCCACATGCTGGAAGGCACGCCGTACATCTATCAGGGGGAGGAGCTTGGAATGACCAATGCGGCCTTCGAGTCGATTGACGACTACCGGGATGTGGAAACCCTGAACTATTATGAGGACAAGCGGTCCAGCGGCGTTCCTGAAGCCGATATTATGGCTGCTATCCACTCCAAGAGCCGGGATAATGCCCGCACGCCGATGCAGTGGGATGACGGGGAGGAAGGCGGATTTACTACGGGGGTTCCCTGGATCAGAGTCAACTCGAATTCCCGGGAGATTAATGCGGCAAGCAGCATCAAAGATCCTGATTCCATCTACCATTATTATAAAAAGCTGATTGCCCTGCGGAAAAAACACCAGGTGATCGTCTACGGGGAGTACGGGCTGCTGCTGGAGGAGCATCCCGAGATTTATGCGTACACCCGGACGCTCGGGGATCAGCGGCTGCTGGTCATCCTGAATTTCTATGAGCGGGAGCCGGTCTTTGAGCTGCCTGAGGATTTCGGGGGTGCCGAGAAGCTGGAGCTGCTGATTTCGAATTATCCGCCTGCCAAAGGGGACGACCTGCATAACCTGAAGCTGCGCCCTTATGAAGCGCGCGTGTACCTGCAGCATACGGACAGCTTATAAAATGAGATTCTAATCCTATGTTTCTGCAGCAAAAGACAGTACAATAAGCGTTAATTAGAGAATGGCCCAGAGGCCATACTGTGGAACAGGCTGTGGAGGGAGTTGGCAGGAGATGAATGAGTGGTATGAAACCAGCTTTGGCGAGGATTATTTAATTGTCTACCGGCACAGGGATTTCTGCGGCGCAAGCCATGAAGTGGAGAAGATGATCAGCTGGCTGGAGCTGCCTCCGGGAGCCGGGGTGCTGGATCTGTGCTGCGGAATGGGCCGCCATTCGCTGGCGCTGTCGAAGGCCGGTTACGAGGTGACCGGTGTAGATCTCTCCGAGGTGCTGCTGCGTGAAGCGCGTTCCCAGAAGGGGGCGGAGCGTGTGACCTGGCTGCGCTCCGATATGCGGGAGCTGCCGCTTGCCGGCGGTTTTGATGCGGTGGTCAATCTGTTCACCTCCTTCGGCTATTTCGAAGAGGATGAGGAGCAGATTAAGGTGCTGCGCGAAATCTTCAGGATGCTGAAGCCGGGCGGCAAATTTATTATAGATTTTCTTAATCCGGCCTATGTCATCCGTCACCTCGTACCGCACTCCACCCGCATAGACGGGGATATTCTGATTGATGAGTCCCGGAGCATCGAAGACGGCTATGTCAAAAAGGATATCGTCCTCACCTCCAAAGGGGATGATACGCCACGCAAATATCATGAGCGGGTAAAGCTCTACCCGCTGGATACGTTCAAACAGCTGCTTGCCGCCGCCGGGCTGCAGCTTGAGGCTGTTCACGGCAGCTATGATGAAGAAGAATATGACGAGGAGCATTCCAAGCGGATGATCTTTGTCGGTATCCGTCCGTAGATGGTATCAGGCAGAAGACTTGGAAGAGGCGGTGACGGCATTATGCGCAAGGCGGAGATTAAGGATTGGGAGGGCGGCATCCTGCAGGTGAGCGTGCCGATGGACCCGCCGCTGCGCTGGGTGAACAGCTATTTTGTCACAGAGCCGGAGGGCGGCATTACAGTCATCGACCCCGGCCCGCATACACTGGAGGCGGAGCTGGCCTGGCAGGGGGTGCTGGATGAGCTGGATCTCTCCTGGGATCATGTCCGGCAGATCATAGTGACCCATCACCATCCCGACCACTACGGGCTGGCGGGCTGGATGCAGGCCCGCAGCGGCAGCCGGGTCTGGATGTCGGAGCGGGCCCATGCAGAGGCCCGCATGTCCTGGGGGGCGGAGGCGACGCTCAATGAGTCGCTGCCGCTCTTGTTCCTCCGGCACGGCATGCCGGAGGAGCTGGTCCAGGGGGTCAGGGAGCATCTGGAGAGCTTCCTGGCCCAGGTCACTCCGCAGGCGGAGGTCAGCTATATCGACGCTGCGGTGCCTTTGGTGCTGGGCGGCCGGGAGTGGACGCCCGTGCTGACCGGCGGGCATGCGCCGGGCCATGTGTCTTTGTATGAGGCCGGCAGCGGGCTCCTGATCTGCGGCGATGCTGTGCTGCCGCAGATCTCGCCCAATGTCGGCCTGCAGCCCGGCAGCGATCCGCAGCCGCTGCAGACCTTTCTTGAGGGGCTGCGTATGCTGCGCAGCCTGCCTGTGCGCCGTGCGTTCCCGGGGCACCGGGAGCCGTTCACGGCGTGGGCGGAGCGGGCGGACAGCCTGCTCCGGCACCATGAGGAGCGGCTGGACACCGCCGCTCAGCTGCTGGCCGGCGGACCGCGAAGCGGGTTCGCCGTGTGCGAGGCGCTGTTCCGCGGCCGCGTGGCCAGCGCGCATCAGCTGCGCTTCGCCATGAGCGAGGCGCTCGCGCACCTGGAGGAGCTGGTGCGCCGCGGCCGGGCGGCTGTGCTGGCGGCAGAGCCGGGCGGGCCGCTGCTGTTCGCGGCGGCGGGGCATAACTGATGAGAGGGTTGGACCTGGGTTTTTCTGGCAGAAAGAGAACCACTCCGTTATAAACAGTAGTTGGATTTTCTATACTTAATTCTCATCAGCCAATTTGCGTCGAATTAAGTGTTGGTTATCCAACTGAAATAGATGTCATTTATCCAACTAAAATCACATATACAAACTATGAACCGAAAAGAAGGAGCAGCACATGGACAGAAGAATCGGTAAAACGCGGGAGGCTATTTTCACGTCTTTTATCAGCCTGATGGCCGGAAAAAATTTCGAGCAGATTACCATTAATGAAATTGCCGAACGGGCTAACGTGAGCAGGGGGACGGTCTATCTGCATTTCGTGGACAAATATGATCTGCTGGACCAATGCATTGAAACCCAGATGCAGCAGCTGTGTGAGAGCTGTCTGGCTGCCGGGGAGGATGAGCAGTTTGCCTCAGGGGAGGCGCTGCTGCGGACGGCCGAATACCTGGAGCGGCATGCGTTTGTATTCACAACTCTGCTGAATAATAAAGGGGTGCCTGCCTTCAGAACCCGTCTGCACGCGATTCTGCTGCAGGGGCTGAGCGGGCAAATCGAGATGGACGGGCTGAACAGGGGAATGAACAAGGAGCTGCTGCTGCAGTTTCTGGCTTCGGCTGTAGTGGGGGTCATGGAGTGGTGGATCACCCATTCGATGCCGTATCCTGCCAAGGATATGATTGCCGACATCCTGAATCTGATGGAGCGTAACCAGATGGTGCCCCGGCAGCCGGTCCCCTGATCCAGCCTGGAAGCCGGATCATTAGGGGCACTTCGTGCGTACTCACAGCCGGGGCCGCCGGACACGGTTCACTGCTTGCATGCTTCCGGATGCTGCAGCCTTTTTTATGAGGAAGGGTCTGTTTTTTTCATTTTGGAAGGGTTGTTAATTTTATATTTTACCGGATGCTGGGTCAGCTTCTTGGCGACAATCTTGGCTTCGAACGAAACTTTGTCGCCTACGTTCAGCTCAAGCTTCTTCAGCGTAGCGCTGTGGCTTGACCAGACCTCTTCTATACCCAGATCATGGCCCTCCACCACAACAGCCTCATATATAATAACCTCGTCATCATTATCCGAGAAATGATTGGGCACGGTGGTGAACTCTTTGATAACGGCGGTAACTGCAAGCTTGTCTTCAGGCAGCTGGACGGCTGGCTTTTTTTTGGAGGCGGCGGCCTTTTTCTGCGGAGGCTCCGGCGTTACCGTCTCTGCTGCAGCATTAGCCTCCGGCACAGCCGGAATTTCCCCGCTTATGGCTCCGCTGTCTGTTCCAGTTGTCTTATGAGGCAGTTCCTCCGGCGGATTCTCTGCAGCTGCAGGCTCATCCGGAAGCTCCGGTGAGTCATCAGTCCGGGCATCCGCTGCTGAAGCGCGCTGCCCGAAGCCTGCGGTCTGCATTTCTTTGAGATAAGCGGGATGAATGCAGTGCTGCTGCTTATTCTCGAACTGGATAACCACAGTCACATTATCCACGAATCCGACAATTTCGCAAGGCAGAATCAGGCCCTGGCGCTTGTACTGATAAGTCTTAACCCGGGTTGCTGTGGCGGGCAGAAGATTCCATTCCTTGCACCGCTCAATCAGCTCGTCCTCACTCTCAAACTCCTGTACGGCTACAGGTTCAATGATAAACGAATAAGTCATTTACGCTTCGCACCCTTCAAATCAAATGTAATCACGGCTCATTTCAACCCGTGTTTTATTCCGGTCTTGCCTTCTCCTCTGCCCTCCGCCGGGCTGCTTCCTCCACATCCTCAGGGGCGTGCGGCAATCCGAGCTCCTGCTCGCGTTCAGCCTGCTTGCGGTGGGCAATACGGCTGCTGGCGGCTGCGGCCACGGCACCGACGATATCGTCCAGGTAGGTGTGGATCTGGCCGGTTGTTTTGTCATTCAGCCGCTCCAGCACGCCGGGTTTCAGCTTGTCTACATAGCCGTAATTGGTGAACCCGATGCTGCCGTATACATTCACGATGGAGAATGCCAGAATCTCATCCACGCCGTACAGCCCTTCATCATTCTCAATCATATCCTGCAGCGGTGCAAACAGCTTGCCCTCTTCGGCCAGCACATCAAGCTGGATGCCAGTCAATACTGCGTTTTGTACCTCGCGTTTGCTCAGCACCATTTCCACGTTATGGACACATTCCTCCATAGTCAGGCCCGGGTAGTATTTCTTCTGCAGCAGCATGACGAGCTCGGCAATCTCAAGGATCGTTACCCCGCGTTTCTGCAGCCAGAACCGGGTGGCTTCGGCGACGGCTTTGCTGTTGAGGCTGTAAGGGATTTTGGCATCTGACATGGGAAGTCCTCCATTTATGAATTATTGGTGTAGTCGTCTATTCAAATTGTACGCAAGCAGCGGACAGAAGTCCAGAAACAGCCCGCTTGCCGTTCCGGGAGCAGCTGCAACAAATTTAGGATAAGCTGTTGTTATTTTTTGGACAAAGGGCTCGTATACATAGCAGTACAAACTGATCATAGCGTTGAAAGGGGTAATGATGCTTGAAGAAACCGATGAAACACCTCCGCGGGATGTCTGCGGCTTGTATGCTGGCCATTCCGCTTTTGCTCTCCGGCTGCAGCCTGTTTGGTTCCGAATCCGCTGCAGTAGATCCGCCGCCAAGTGAGGTTGAAGCGCAAATGCTGCGGATCAGCGGGGAAGGCGGACTGGACACGGGAGTTTTCGGCCCTGTCTCGGCGGATGAGGGTGCTCTGGCAGCGGGAGAAGAAGAGGCTGGAGCAGCTGCGGCGGCCGGAGAACGGACAACTGTCTTCCTGGAGGATCAGCATGGCCTGCTGGCTCCGGTATCGCTGGCTTTGCCGCAAGGGGACAGCATGGTCATGGTGAAGGATTCGCTTACCGCACTGGTCAGCAAGGGAGCGTATGCTTCAGTGCTGCCTGATGGCTTCCAGGGGGTATTGCCGGCCGGGACAGAAGTGAAAAGTGTATCGGTAGGCCAGGATAAGCTGGCGGTTGTTGAATTCAATGCCGCATTTAATGACTATGAGCCTGCGAATGAACGCAAAATCCTTGAGGCGCTCACCTGGACGCTCACCGGACAGGAGGATATCCAGGGTGTGCAGCTGTGGGTGGACGGCAAAAAGCTGACCGAAATGCCGCTGCAGGGCACACCGCTGGACCGGCCGCTCTCCCGCACAATGGGGATCAACCTGGCAAAATCGAATGCGCTCAAGATGAACTCTAGCGCGGTGACAGTCTACTTCTCGGCAGCTTCACCTGACGGTATTCACCAGTATTATGTTCCGGTTACCCGGTTTGTACCCGCCGGGGGGGACCGTGTTGAAGCGGCCTTGAATGAGCTCATAGCCGGCCCGCAGTCGGAGAACGGCCTGGAGATGGTAATGACGCAGGGGACCGTGCTTGATGCGGTGGAGGCCGGACAGAACGGGGTGGTTACAGTCTCCCTGACGGATGATATGTTCGAAGGCAGTACTACCATTCCTGAAGAAATGCTCGAATCCGTGGTGCTGACGGTTGCCCAGAATACGGATGATGCGCTGGTGCAGATCCGGCTGAACGGCAAGAGTACGGTGACAGGAACCAATGATGTAGATTACGGCCAGCCGGTCTCGGCACCGGAATATGTGAACGAGCTGCCGCTGTAGAATGCTTTTGCAAGGGCAAAAAGATGCTTTTGTGCCTACTCTTTGATAGAATGAAGTATCAATCATCCGGATATCGGGACAGAAACCGGCGGTGCCGTTCTCTTACATAGAGGATGGCACCACTTTCTGCGTAAGGAATGCGGATGAGTTCAAGGATACCCCAACTTAGGGCTATACAATGTAGGAGGCAGACAAAGATGAGATCAAACGGGCGCAACGAAGACCAGCTCCGGCCGCTGACAATAACGACCCAGACCAACAAATATGCAGAGGGCTCTGTCATCATTGAGATGGGAGATACCAAGGTCATCTGCACGGCAACCGTGGACGAGAAGGTTCCGCCGTTTCTGAAGGGGCAAGGCAAGGGCTGGGTGACCGCCGAATATTCCATGCTTCCCCGGGCTACCCAGACCCGTAACCAGCGTGAAGCGGCACGCGGCAAGCTTACCGGGCGGACGATGGAGATTCAGCGTCTGATCGGCCGGGCACTCCGTTCTGTCGTGAATCTGCAGGCGCTTGGCGAACGCAGCATCACCCTGGACTGCGATGTAATCCAGGCGGACGGGGGAACGCGGACGGCTTCGATTACCGGCGCTTTTGTAGCGATGGCCTTTGCGATCAACCGGATTGCGCTGCAGCATAAGCTGGCTGTATTTCCGATTACGGACTTCTTAGGTGCGATCAGTGTCGGTGTAGTCGGCGACCAGACGCTGCTCGATCTGAATTATGAAGAGGATTCCAAAGCGAAGGTTGATATGAACGTGGTTATGACCGGCGGCGGTGCTTTTGTTGAGGTTCAAGGCACAGGTGAGGATCGTCCGTTTACCCGCCAGGAGCTGGATCAGCTGCTGGGACTGGGAGAGAAGGGAATCTATGAGCTGATCGCTGTGCAAAAGGAAGTCCTTGGCACAATTGCGCTCAAAATCCCTTCCGGCCAGCCCGGACAGGAGGTATAGGATGGAGTCCGGCAGCGCTATCCTGATTGTTGCAACGAAGAACAAGGGCAAGGTGCGCGAATTTCAGCACGCGTTCGCACCGCTGGGGCTAACCGTCAAGAGCATGTTTGACTACCCGGACCTGCCGGATGTGGTCGAGGACGGGGTGACCTTTGCCGAGAATGCGTTCAAGAAATCCAAGGCGGTCGGGGATGCACTCGGATATCCGGTGCTTGCGGATGATTCCGGTCTATGCGTAGAAGCGCTGGACGGAAGCCCGGGAGTCTACTCGGCCCGCTACGCCGGTGAGCCGGCTGATGATGAAGCGAATAACCTGAAGCTGCTGAGCGAGCTGGAGGGGCTGAAGCAGGGTGAGGATACCGGCCAGCCGCTGCTGAGTCCGGCCCGGTTCGTCTGCGCGTTGTCGTTATATGATCCGGCGGATGGCCGGGAGCTGACGGCGGAAGGAACGGTGGAGGGCTGGATTACCTCTGAGCCGGCCGGTGCGGGCGGATTCGGCTACGATCCGCTGTTCTATCTTCCGCAGTTCGAGAAGACCATGGCAGAGCTGACGCTGGAAGAGAAGCAGGCGGTCAGCCACCGGGGAACGGCACTGCGGCTGCTGACCGGGAAGCTGGCTGAACGCCAGCATGGCAAAGAATAGGAAATGAAACCATACAAAAAGGCGCCCTTTCTGCAGGGCGCCTTTTTTGCAGAAAAAAGAGAGTCCGCGGCAGAGGGATATGTAGGGGCACTAGCTGCCGCGCAGGCAAGCGGGTTAAATGGGCCCTCCGTTAAGCAAAGCAGCCAGCCACGCAACGTTTGTTCAAGGGACTAGCTTAGCGTTACGGACATGAGAGACGTTAAGCTTGCGGAAAGGTACCTGAGTGCCGGTCTTACGGACATCAGCGCCGTTATTTCACCTCAAAAGCGGAGTTTATCCATGAAAAGCGGCGGATAAGGGCCGTCATGTCCGTAAGCCCGCCCAAATGACCTTTTTTGAGCGAATAAAGGCTGTGGTGTCCGTCCCTCGTATTTAGGGGATTTTCTCACAAATACTCACTCCTTCGCAGGATTTCATCGTAAAGAAACGGGAGTGAAAGTGGGGGGCGATAGAGAGGGCCCCGCCGAGCGGCTTACGGGCATGCAGGAACAAAAGCAGCGTAAGACGTGCTTTTAAATCCTCGCTATCCTGCACACTCCACTTGTCCCACGGAGGTTCACCCTCCCAGATCTCAACGGGTCTATGCCCTTTCATTCCTTCGTTTCACCTGTCCATGGCGTGGAGATCGATCGCGTTAAGGTAACGGGTCAAAGCCCTTCCGGACACCACCTTCGATTCTCTTGTGCACGTAATACGGTACGTTCCTGCGAATGAGTCAACTTTCGTGATTGCGGTTTATGCGGCTACGGGGGAGAAATCAGCACCACGGTAGGTTTCCCCTCGCTGCACCATGCCAATTAGGATGCGAGCCAGTTTGCCAATGAGCTTAAACAGCGAAGCTTGCTTCTTCAGGCCTCGTGCCTGGTTGTTTGCGTGCCAGCGCTTGAAGTCGGGGTTTTGCCGCAACAGACTCAGCATCCCCCAGTATAAGTGTTTGCGTAGCGTACTGTCGCCGCGTTTGGAGAGCTTGATTTTCCCTTTGGATGTACCGGAAGTGCACTCCGCCAAGTTCAGGCCGGCGCGCCTTAGCAATTGTCGGCCATGCGCATAAAGGCGCAAATCCCCGGCTCCGGCCAAAATGGCAGCCACCGTCAGATCTCCCAGCCCGCGGATGCTTCGCAACTGCTCAGCCAAGGGGATTTCCTCCAGCAGCGATTGGAGGGCTTCGTCCATTTCGTCGAGCATGGCCATGACGTTGTCGTAGGTTTGGAGGAGGTGGCCGAGGTCTTGCCTGGCTTCCTCCACCGCCCGGGTATCGCCAATACTGCGCGCGGCCGTCGCCAGCAAGACCGCCGCTTTCGCACGGCCGCTGACACCTGCCGCCCGTTTCATGCCTTGTTTGCGCCACAGGTCCATGACTTCCTCGACGCTGCGTCCCTTGAGGTCACACGGCAAAGGGCAGGCGCGAAGTGACGCCAGCGAGCGAAGCGTCGTCCAGTCCGGAAAGACTTGGCGGAATTCGGGGAAGTACAGGTCGATCCAGCGGACGATGCGATTGCCCAGGCTTATCCCTTGCTTGACCCAATACTCCCGGTTGCTCATTAGCGTCTTCAGCCGGTCGAAGACCGCCGCCTGAGCGAGGTAGTCGGTGTAATAGCCACGGCTGACGACATCCGCAATGACAAGCGCATCCTTAGGGTCGTTCTTCGATGGACTATTATCCCGGTTTTCCTTGTTGCGGTGGGTCGTCACCGGATTGACCAGTACCACCTCGATCCCTTGTTCAAGTAACCAGTTCGCGAAGTTAAACCAGTAATGACCGGTGGGCTCCAGACCAATGAGCAGGGAGGTCAGACGATGCTTCGACTGAGCTTCCCTTGCCCAGCGCAAGAACTTTTCGAAGCCTTCCAGCGTGTTGGAGAACGACAAGTGACGGGGCGTGAGTGAACGCCCGCGAAAGTCGGTCATCTGTGCGGCATGCACATCCTTGGCAATGTCGATTCCGACTACGGCATGCTGCATGGTAATTCGTTCAATGCGTTGATTCGTTATATCTTTTCGGTTAGACTTCATAGTAAGCGCCTCCTGATGGGTTTTAGGGCTCCAGACCCCGTACATCCCCATCTTAAGAGGCGCCCTTGTTTTTGTCTAAGTCCAAATCTTAGCGTATACAGGAATGTTAAGGGTCAGATTGGGACTGTATTTGAACCAGACAGATGGGATTGGCCCTCTATAACCTGCTCCACCCTGAATACATTAGAATGTATTTTGGCCGTTCAGCAAGAAGTTTCAGGACGGCGCAGCGTTTCTGTTTGTGTTTACTGATTTTCAAGCAGCATGGCATCCACTTTGCTTTGGAAATTATCCCGATATTGACGGAATGATTCGGTATCAAAATCAGTATTCGGATCTTTAGGCTTGGGCGGGTTCTCGAGGAGCTGGGCATACAAGCGGTCGATTTCTGCGGATAGCGGTGCCCATAATTGCTTCACTTCGTCGTATCCGTCATCCAGGCCTGCGATATAGCTGTCGGATTCTTGCTTATGTTTCATTGTAACGGCCAATTGATCCATGCTGGCCTGGACATCCATTTTTTCGCCGACACTGTTTTTGCCGTCTTTGGAATAATAATGGAAATCAGCGAAACCGTTGTTCCATACATCGACAATGATGAAATTGACCAAATCGTCCAACACGGTAAGGGGCGGCACCGTCACGGCAGGAACCGGCGCCTTGAACTTGCTGCGGATGTTGTCAAATCTGGCTTTTTCCACAGATTCCATGGCCCGGATCACTTTGTTGTCTGTAATCAATACGATGACCTCATTGTACAGTTTGTAACGTGTCTCACCTTGGATCAGCACCGCTTCCATCTGTGCCCCGTTTTCATCCGTGTAATCCACGGATTCGATGACATGGGGCCTGCGCACTTTAAGCTCGGGCTCGGTCTCAGACAGTTGGGCTGTTTTGAATAAAGACTGCACATCGGGATGGAGATGTTCGGCAACAAACTGTTTTTTCGCCTCCAAATCCGAGTTGTTCACATATGTAATGATATAGTCCAAAGCCAGTGCTTCCGCCGCAGACGGCTCCTGGGATTCTGCCGCAGGGGTTGCGGCGGGCACCGCTGCCGGGGTGGCGGCAGCCGTTGCAGTTGCCGTTGCCGTTGTACTGGACGGGGAGCTGGAAGGCCCGGCCGTATCGGTGTCAGAAGCGCAGCCCGATAGCACGGCACAAGCCACAATAAGGCTGAGCGCCAGTTGTTTGTTCATGTGATATTCCTCCTTTTATGGGTTGTATATGTCAGGGCTTATTCTTTCTATACCCGCCAGATGAGGGCTTAAAGCCGTAAAATTACCCGCAATGAATAATCAGGCCGTCTTGTAACAGTGATTCTAGGCTATTGCCAGTATAAGCGTCTGCTTTGCTAATAATGCCAGGCATCATTAGCGGTGTAACCTTAAGTATCCCGGGAGCATGACCCGAAAATGGAAAATGGATAATATTACCCCTTTATTATGGAAATTTATCCCTGGTCTACCGGTGTATTATGTATGAGAATAGAAGTTGACTCCACCCCTTCTGCAAGCAAATCTTCTTCCTTCCGCCAATTCATCCCTTCCACAGGTTCTGTGAACAGCGGCTGTCAGCCGGGCCTGCCACATAACTTACCGCACAAGTACATACAGGAATTGTAACATCCGGCAAGTAGCCTGCATGCAGGTGAACT encodes:
- a CDS encoding alpha-glucosidase, producing the protein MNPKWWKESVAYQIYPISFMDSNGDGIGDLRGVLSKLDYLQDLGVDVIWICPVYKSPNHDNGYDISDYCEIMKEFGTMEDFDRLLQGLHTRGMKLMMDLVLNHTSHEHPWFIESRSSKDNPKRDYYIWRKGKNGGPPNNWESYFSGSVWELDPRTDEYYLHLYSRFQPDLNWENPAVISRLHEMVQWWLKKGVDGFRFDAIAHIVKAEGYPDALNPGGTPTVRAYDMFSNLAHVHTLLQNLHDQVLYYYDIMTVGETSGLGPEQALDYVGDGRRELNMTFQFEHMNLDAASPGSGKWDVVPWKLSELKKIISNWQTVLHNRGWNANYLCNHDQPRSVSRFGNDLYYRIPSAKMLATFIHMLEGTPYIYQGEELGMTNAAFESIDDYRDVETLNYYEDKRSSGVPEADIMAAIHSKSRDNARTPMQWDDGEEGGFTTGVPWIRVNSNSREINAASSIKDPDSIYHYYKKLIALRKKHQVIVYGEYGLLLEEHPEIYAYTRTLGDQRLLVILNFYEREPVFELPEDFGGAEKLELLISNYPPAKGDDLHNLKLRPYEARVYLQHTDSL
- a CDS encoding class I SAM-dependent methyltransferase, whose amino-acid sequence is MNEWYETSFGEDYLIVYRHRDFCGASHEVEKMISWLELPPGAGVLDLCCGMGRHSLALSKAGYEVTGVDLSEVLLREARSQKGAERVTWLRSDMRELPLAGGFDAVVNLFTSFGYFEEDEEQIKVLREIFRMLKPGGKFIIDFLNPAYVIRHLVPHSTRIDGDILIDESRSIEDGYVKKDIVLTSKGDDTPRKYHERVKLYPLDTFKQLLAAAGLQLEAVHGSYDEEEYDEEHSKRMIFVGIRP
- a CDS encoding MBL fold metallo-hydrolase; translation: MVSGRRLGRGGDGIMRKAEIKDWEGGILQVSVPMDPPLRWVNSYFVTEPEGGITVIDPGPHTLEAELAWQGVLDELDLSWDHVRQIIVTHHHPDHYGLAGWMQARSGSRVWMSERAHAEARMSWGAEATLNESLPLLFLRHGMPEELVQGVREHLESFLAQVTPQAEVSYIDAAVPLVLGGREWTPVLTGGHAPGHVSLYEAGSGLLICGDAVLPQISPNVGLQPGSDPQPLQTFLEGLRMLRSLPVRRAFPGHREPFTAWAERADSLLRHHEERLDTAAQLLAGGPRSGFAVCEALFRGRVASAHQLRFAMSEALAHLEELVRRGRAAVLAAEPGGPLLFAAAGHN
- a CDS encoding TetR/AcrR family transcriptional regulator — encoded protein: MDRRIGKTREAIFTSFISLMAGKNFEQITINEIAERANVSRGTVYLHFVDKYDLLDQCIETQMQQLCESCLAAGEDEQFASGEALLRTAEYLERHAFVFTTLLNNKGVPAFRTRLHAILLQGLSGQIEMDGLNRGMNKELLLQFLASAVVGVMEWWITHSMPYPAKDMIADILNLMERNQMVPRQPVP
- a CDS encoding phosphatidylglycerophosphatase A; this translates as MSDAKIPYSLNSKAVAEATRFWLQKRGVTILEIAELVMLLQKKYYPGLTMEECVHNVEMVLSKREVQNAVLTGIQLDVLAEEGKLFAPLQDMIENDEGLYGVDEILAFSIVNVYGSIGFTNYGYVDKLKPGVLERLNDKTTGQIHTYLDDIVGAVAAAASSRIAHRKQAEREQELGLPHAPEDVEEAARRRAEEKARPE
- a CDS encoding GerMN domain-containing protein, coding for MKHLRGMSAACMLAIPLLLSGCSLFGSESAAVDPPPSEVEAQMLRISGEGGLDTGVFGPVSADEGALAAGEEEAGAAAAAGERTTVFLEDQHGLLAPVSLALPQGDSMVMVKDSLTALVSKGAYASVLPDGFQGVLPAGTEVKSVSVGQDKLAVVEFNAAFNDYEPANERKILEALTWTLTGQEDIQGVQLWVDGKKLTEMPLQGTPLDRPLSRTMGINLAKSNALKMNSSAVTVYFSAASPDGIHQYYVPVTRFVPAGGDRVEAALNELIAGPQSENGLEMVMTQGTVLDAVEAGQNGVVTVSLTDDMFEGSTTIPEEMLESVVLTVAQNTDDALVQIRLNGKSTVTGTNDVDYGQPVSAPEYVNELPL
- the rph gene encoding ribonuclease PH, with the protein product MRSNGRNEDQLRPLTITTQTNKYAEGSVIIEMGDTKVICTATVDEKVPPFLKGQGKGWVTAEYSMLPRATQTRNQREAARGKLTGRTMEIQRLIGRALRSVVNLQALGERSITLDCDVIQADGGTRTASITGAFVAMAFAINRIALQHKLAVFPITDFLGAISVGVVGDQTLLDLNYEEDSKAKVDMNVVMTGGGAFVEVQGTGEDRPFTRQELDQLLGLGEKGIYELIAVQKEVLGTIALKIPSGQPGQEV
- a CDS encoding XTP/dITP diphosphatase, which codes for MESGSAILIVATKNKGKVREFQHAFAPLGLTVKSMFDYPDLPDVVEDGVTFAENAFKKSKAVGDALGYPVLADDSGLCVEALDGSPGVYSARYAGEPADDEANNLKLLSELEGLKQGEDTGQPLLSPARFVCALSLYDPADGRELTAEGTVEGWITSEPAGAGGFGYDPLFYLPQFEKTMAELTLEEKQAVSHRGTALRLLTGKLAERQHGKE
- a CDS encoding IS110 family transposase, translating into MKSNRKDITNQRIERITMQHAVVGIDIAKDVHAAQMTDFRGRSLTPRHLSFSNTLEGFEKFLRWAREAQSKHRLTSLLIGLEPTGHYWFNFANWLLEQGIEVVLVNPVTTHRNKENRDNSPSKNDPKDALVIADVVSRGYYTDYLAQAAVFDRLKTLMSNREYWVKQGISLGNRIVRWIDLYFPEFRQVFPDWTTLRSLASLRACPLPCDLKGRSVEEVMDLWRKQGMKRAAGVSGRAKAAVLLATAARSIGDTRAVEEARQDLGHLLQTYDNVMAMLDEMDEALQSLLEEIPLAEQLRSIRGLGDLTVAAILAGAGDLRLYAHGRQLLRRAGLNLAECTSGTSKGKIKLSKRGDSTLRKHLYWGMLSLLRQNPDFKRWHANNQARGLKKQASLFKLIGKLARILIGMVQRGETYRGADFSPVAA